One part of the Acidobacteriota bacterium genome encodes these proteins:
- a CDS encoding DUF1569 domain-containing protein yields the protein MAYPNIFDKEVADGVIARLNTLTPESQRQWGKMDVARMFAHCNVAYECIYEPDKHPKPKFPMSFILKYIVAPIVVGEKPPKRNSPTGPQFIIADEREFERERSRLIDYINRTTELGEAEFDGKESHSFGVLNKTQWSNMLYKHLDHHLQQFGA from the coding sequence ATGGCGTATCCAAACATATTCGACAAAGAGGTTGCGGACGGAGTTATCGCGAGGCTGAATACTTTGACGCCGGAGTCGCAGCGGCAGTGGGGCAAGATGGACGTTGCGAGGATGTTCGCACATTGCAATGTCGCGTATGAGTGCATCTACGAGCCGGACAAGCATCCGAAGCCGAAATTTCCGATGAGTTTTATACTCAAATACATCGTTGCTCCGATCGTCGTCGGAGAAAAACCGCCCAAGAGGAATTCGCCTACGGGCCCGCAGTTCATTATCGCCGACGAACGCGAGTTCGAACGCGAACGATCGCGACTCATCGATTACATAAACCGAACGACCGAGCTTGGCGAAGCAGAGTTCGACGGCAAAGAATCGCACTCTTTCGGCGTGCTGAACAAGACGCAGTGGTCGAATATGCTCTATAAGCACCTCGATCATCACTTGCAGCAATTCGGGGCTTAG
- a CDS encoding UDP-3-O-acyl-N-acetylglucosamine deacetylase: protein MNQTTIANQIEITGVGLHTGVEVNMRLRPAPENTGYIFVRTDLDDFEIPASVEYISHCSYATTLMRRGVVLSTCEHLLSALRGSGVDNCFIDLDNIEIPIMDGSSENFIELIENAGVVEQHSRRHILRILERVEYSQGDRKMSIEPADRFEIDCVIDFPHPFIERQHLKFVFNNGSFGREIASARTFGFTHEIEMLRKANLALGGSLDNAIVLTENGMLNETPLRFDDEFVRHKILDIIGDLALLGMPIEGKITAEKSGHAVHASLMSKLLKAEHAWEIVEQED, encoded by the coding sequence ATGAACCAGACCACTATTGCTAATCAAATTGAGATCACCGGCGTCGGGCTGCATACCGGTGTCGAGGTAAACATGAGGCTGCGGCCGGCACCGGAGAACACCGGTTATATCTTTGTACGGACGGACCTCGATGATTTTGAGATACCGGCTTCGGTCGAATACATCTCGCACTGCAGCTACGCGACCACGTTGATGCGGCGAGGTGTTGTTCTATCAACGTGCGAACATTTGTTGTCCGCATTGCGAGGATCAGGCGTCGACAATTGTTTTATAGATCTCGACAACATCGAGATACCGATCATGGACGGTTCGAGCGAGAATTTCATCGAGCTGATCGAAAACGCGGGCGTCGTCGAGCAACATTCTCGGCGGCACATCCTGCGAATTCTCGAACGCGTCGAATACAGCCAAGGCGACCGCAAGATGTCTATCGAACCGGCGGATAGATTTGAGATCGACTGCGTCATCGACTTCCCTCATCCGTTCATCGAACGGCAGCATCTGAAATTCGTCTTTAATAACGGCTCATTTGGCCGCGAAATAGCGTCGGCACGGACATTCGGCTTTACACACGAGATCGAGATGCTGCGAAAAGCAAATCTCGCACTCGGCGGTTCGCTCGATAACGCTATCGTCCTCACGGAAAACGGCATGCTCAACGAAACGCCGCTGCGTTTTGACGACGAATTCGTCCGTCACAAGATCCTCGACATCATCGGCGATCTCGCCCTGCTTGGTATGCCGATCGAGGGCAAGATCACTGCCGAAAAAAGCGGCCACGCCGTTCACGCTTCCCTTATGTCCAAACTTCTAAAAGCCGAACACGCCTGGGAGATCGTCGAACAGGAAGACTAA